Part of the Solanum pennellii chromosome 10, SPENNV200 genome is shown below.
TGCATATATTAGCTTGTAGCAGCTGGAATAATTCTATTTATATTGACACTACTAATTAAGAGCCTTATCCTACATTATTAAAATTGTGGAAGATATGGTATTACTGAATATAATCAGGTACCATCAGTAAGTGATTGAGGAATTAACACATTACATCCTTTCTAGTTCCAGTTATAAGACTTGGGAAGACTTATGCTCTTTTGGGGAATAAAAGTTGCTTAGTCCCCAACTGGAACGTGTCCATCAGAAAAAGGGAAAGTACTCTCAATATCTTCGCCAAAAGTGGCATGGTAAACTGTTCATTGATCCTAGTCAGAAACTTTATGTGAAGATTAGGAAAAATACTCAGCTTATCAGGTGTACTGATGCAAAATGAGTTGAAACTCTATCTGACAGGTGATTCACATCCGGTATCATGAACTGATTGATGGAAAATTGCTCTCTTGAAACAAAAAGAAGTGAAGGTAGTTGCTGCCAAGATCAAGCACAGAAGTCTAGCATAGAGCTATGGTATTGGTAGTGAACTTATGTAGTTGAAACAATTATCTGAGAAGTCAAAAGTTTGAAAGGTATAGTAAATGAAATTGATTTGTGACAATGAAGTTATAATGCATATTGTGTATAGTCCAGTATTACATGAGTGGACtcaagacattgagtttgattGTCACTTTATGAGTTTATCTGATAGTAAGTACAACTTGGACTTCTTCTCCTATAATTCTGTTTGGCTAATACATTCAGCAAAGCACTCTTAGGACCTAGGATAATATATATGTGAGGCAAGGTTGGAGCCTATGATCTACTCCATCTTGAGACAGAAAATTACAGTATGACCAGATTCATTGCATTACTATAGGAAAAAGAATATTCCAACCTTCCCTATGATATCGTAGAATGTTTGTATTTATCATTGGATAATTACTTACATTGTTAGGCATAAAGAACAATTACGTAACTAATTTTTGATATCGTTCGCAGCCTTAGACCTTTATATGAGATGCTGCTTTTGTGCATAGTGGCAGCGGTAGATCCAGGATTTAAACTTGGTGGATTCGACCTTTATTAGCACGAAActcattatatttttgaaattatgggTTCAGATTTAAAATTTGTCGAAACTTTAGTGGGTTTTGACATATATTCTACGCTCCACATGGTTATGGATAAGCCGTTTGCCACGGAGCTACATCCATCACTGCATAGTGTCTCATTAACCAATATTAagttctctatttttcttcttgtttcaCATCTCATATTTAGCCAAAATCGATAAATCTACTAACCTGGATTCATTAACTACACTTTAGTGTCCTAAAAGAAACAACCCTCCCCCGTTACCTTCCATTTCTGGGCAAGCATCTTGAGAAAACTATAATACTTCCTCGAATCATTTAGGCACAGGTCCCTACCGTTCCAATTCAAAACTTTTAGCTTTGTTGTGTTCCCTCCCACAACCGCTATGGGATTTCAACACATTTGAGTATAGTCAACATCTTCCTACAATTTCCCTCTCCAAAATTATCCTCTTAACTGAATAGAAACTCCAATTGCTTCAATCTTAAGCTGCAAGGACTCATTAGAGTAGAATTTTATTAGGTCTCCACCCAGCTGCTCTCGAATAAAGCTTGAACTACCTCTTTGGAACTTCTTTTTTATGCATACCCTCAATTGCTTGCTTAGTTTTTGGAACACTCATTTGACCATTTTAACATTTTTGTTAACAATAGTCCATACGTTATGCCCTTGCATGTTGATGGAGGTAAGTGATTAATACTGAGGGTGTAAGAATTGGGGcgtttttcagtttttttcttctttcagtTGGGAGACTAACTAAATGACATTCAAATATAAAGGATTTGAGAATCGAACAACTAAGCAAGAGAATAAACTAAAATATGAGTGGCGCTAACCTTAAGTGCTAAGAGGCATTGATTCTGGCGGAGAAGTTCACGGAGAACAGCTATCATATCATTCTTAATCAAACGCCTGACCTTGCTATTAAACACCTGTTCCACCGCGGAGTCATCGTTTTTGTTGGCAACCCGCTTCAGTGCCTGAACAGTTTGAATGGCTTCAATACTTAGGTTTCTCCCCTTCTGCAAGGGTTTTCGATTTTTGCTCCTGTCTCGCATACTAATTCTCATATTTCCACCACATTTAGACCAAATCCTGGACGCTACTGAACTGAATACGATTTCCGGTATATGTCGCCGGCCGTGAATCCCTGTATCAAGAGGATACGCCGAAAATCGTGCACATTGGCACCAGCTATTCATAATGATACGAGAGAGAGATGAGAAACCTCTCTGTTCGTGGCTTAAATGCTCTGTTTTGAAATAGTAGGTGTTATATAAGAGGAAATTTAGCATGGTGTCTTAAAAGACTTATTAGTGTTTTTTGTTTAGGATGTCGCATATGATTGTTtatgggaaacttacataaatgtgctataataataaaatatttaccatttatagcaacaatatttttttttcacttgatcgcttttaattcatttataatataaatttaatacatattacagatttatcacagtattgctataaatggtaataaacaaaaagtatcgctaaaatcagtaattattttttaaaatgtattaatttatgtaatttttccattgTGTATTCTAAATTCTAAATGAGGATAACTGAATATTAAAGTTGTTTGtactctttaaaaatattaaattttgaaaatatgctTTACACGTTTGTCTttgtaattattataaaatatatgtatatttaaaaaatgaaatttcagaataaaaaatatatttatattgcacGCTACTTAGtataaataattcataaattatttaaatacagttacaatatgtataaatagttatttataaaattaagtaatcaaaaaagaaagagtaaCACCAAATTAGCTAATGAAttcgaaaataaaatgaaatatagtagactaaaaataataaaatagctAATGAATTCtgaaacttttaaataacaaaaattaaagagagaaatAGTTCTAGTTTATAAGAATAGAGGAACTTCCTCAATAACTAACAAAAGCATAAACAGATATATCTCTTTTTTATTGCATATGTGATGAAcaattacattcatcaattATCCATCAATAATTATACATTAGAATAACAAAGCGTATGCATCAACAAAAAGTAATTGTGTTGAACAATGTGTCAATATAATTACATCCACCAATAatcattcatcaacaattataCATCATAATAACTAAGTGTATGcattaatataaaatgagtttgaGATAACTTTTTGGTATTTATAATTACAAGTTTGGAATTGTAAAAgtcatttaaaaattgatgatataCATAACGTCTATAAGAATTAGATTGGTTAAAGTTGGGAATATGTAAAgtttcttactaaaatctaaATATGTGCCATATTAAGATGTATGGTAATTCAAAGCacatttttgttctttaatgttaaagaatatttcaaatataatttactcTCTTTTGTTGTTACGAAATACTTCATCTACCGAACtctattttagaataaaaaacaaattaaacattTCTTTAATTAATCCTACCTAGAAACATTAgtgaaaaatcaaatcaaactcaCTTATGTACGTCCCTAGACAACGTACCTAAATTCGAAGTCTTGCCTAGCACAACTTCTAGTCAATTGAACATTTTTGTTGTCTTTGAAACATTTTGAACATTTATCTTATGGATAAAAGTTAGAACTTATGCATAAGTTTTAACTTTTGCATATAAAACAAATGTTCTGATTAATTAATGAagtttaactttttaaataCTCTGAAAATCTGTCTTGTAGATAAaagttttctaaaataaaaattattttaaaaaaaaatatatatatatatgattttaagcgggattaaaaaaaatcaagaccACCCTTATGGAGAGCATTTTTGTTAAACTTTACTTATGGGGACAAAATATCAAAGACCAGACCAtgttaaagatcatttttgaaCTTGACCCATTTTATAAAGACGAAGCCCTTGAGGCACGATCCAAATGGCAGCAAATTAAACCAAGAAATCccacatttcaaaaaaataaatctttttttaaaatgctttaatttaatatttaaatagctaattataaataaatttaaaaaaaaaagttaaattaaaatctGAGTTCTTGACCTCATATAAATTTAATGAAGTTATATTAAAAAGAGTGCTCTTAACCTCATATAAATTTTACTATACCATTTTAGggtaaacaataataatatttggtGTTTAAAAGGATATTCTAAtaatcaaacacaaaaaaaaagattaacttttttcattaaaaaaggaaaaaatgacaTTAGTTCTAcacttatgtttttttattctaCATTTGGAATAACATAAGTACTGAAACTTTAGAAAATGTGGGATAATGAGACAATTTCTTATTAAACaatagtttttttataaaaatattgtccTTTATACCAAAcacataaaagttaaaaagaaccccaaaatacaaacacataaagtaaaaatttagTAAGTATTTCATTtcccttttccctaaaattCAGAAACTCattaaaatctcaaattttaaaagattaatAGATGTGAAACATATTAAGATTAGCTTGAGGAATTTCTTCCTATCATGcaggatctttttttttttttttaattttgtatgttTACTTTCCATAAAAAATAATGGTTTTACTAGAAAAAATAAAGTCGAGTTAAATCAATGAATTTTATGTACGTGTCCTTTTGACTAAAAGATCTATTCTTGTTTTTTATCTTCATTCTAGCTTGAAAACGAATGTCTCTTATATTTATACTCTCTTGTTTCGATCTAGTACAACTTTCCTACTTAATACCCAATTTTCTACGTCTTTTCTCTTCCGCGCGTAACTCTCTCCCGTCCAACCAAACACCCTCACATCCTCCCCCATAAATTATTCCTCACAAGTTTTTCTTAGCTTGTTGTGTCTCTCATTGGTTCTCCGTAGTAATCGGAGaactagtaaaaaataaaaaaaaaaacattgtacTTTAGTTAAGTGAATTGAATTAATTCAATGtcaacttttcttttctttcatttttaactctagataaaaaaaaaataaaaaaattcaggGTGGTCATCTACTACAACATCGATCAAGATCAATAGTGattcccaaaaaaataaaattatgatgaAGAAAGGAAACATTTGTTGGCATGATTGAGAAGAAGACCACCCAATTTCATTGTCACGTACATACGTACATTTTTCACGAAAATaaattagctagtttttacgtagtttataaGGTTATGTTTTGAGAaaactctaaaaatatatataaaaatggcAAGCTTGACGAGTGCACCATCAAAGAAGACAACGCGTACTCCTGGAGGAACAAATCCAGGAGGCTCTCAGGGTGCTGCTGGTAAAACAGGAAGTTCTAGTGGACAAACAGTGAAATTTGCGCGAAGAACGTCTAGTGGACGATATGTTAGTCTGTCTAGAGAAGATCTTGATATGTCTGGAGAGTTATCAGGCGATTACATGAATTATACTGTTCAAATTCCGCCTACGCCTGATAATCAGCCGATGGATACGTCTGTTGCTGCCAAAGCAGAGGAGCAATATGTATCGAATTCGTTGTTTACAGGGGGATTCAACAGTGTTACTCGTGCTCATCTGATGGATAAGGTGATTGAATCCGAAGTTAATCATCCTCAAATGGCTGGATCAAAAGGATCATCATGTTCCATGCCTGCTTGTGATGGAAAGATCATGAAAGATGAAAGGGGAAATGATGTTATCCCTTGTGAATGCaggtatttatttttgtttactaGTCTTGGGGACGTGCGTTCATCACAGTGGCGTAGCCACATACCGTCAAGGGGGTCCAATTGGCTGGAAAAAGATTagcatatatacaagtaaaatgatatacgaaatgattaaataacCTATTTTGGACACTCTTTAACATAACAAGTTGCTATTTCTGGACAAATTTCTGGCTCCGCCACTGGTTCATCACATCTTTCAGACAATCATTATATTGTGCAACATGAAAAATTTGTTGTAAAGAATAACATTCTTACCAAAAGATTATAATGAATCATCGAACTTAATTATCACATATAATGATAGTTATATCTCGTCCTGCAATTATGAATGCCATCAAATTTGAGGTTGTGGTAATGCATAGATGAAGAAGGaatcaaataaaagaagaaacttCGAAAATCAACAATTGAACACTATTGTTTCTTATGATTTATCTGATATTGTCCATTGTCTTAATTTATAGTTTGCAAGAACAACTTTTTCCTTCATCCACCCAACTTTGCACTTTAGAGCTTCCGACTTTTCATAAtgggaaaaaggacaaatataccccCGAACAATCGcaaatggtatgcagatatcCTTCGTCATACTTTAGAGACATTGTTGAACCTCctgtccaaaaactagagcatatatatcttttatacttggacatacacgtgtcataatcttatccactgATCCATCATCCGATCGATAGATAAGATTGTGCCAAGTGTCCCTATTCAGTATTCTATTAGAGTGAAGGGCAAGAATACTGAATAGGGACACGTGGTACAATCTTATCCATCGATCCGATGTCGAATcagtggataagattatgacacctGTATGTCCGAGTATAAAGgatatatatgctctagtttttggacagCAGGATACCAATGTCTCTAAAGTATGACGAAGGATATTTGCATACCATTTGCGATAGTTCGGGTATATGTGtcctttttcctttaattatatatgatgatatgatatgataagaGGAAAGTTCAAGTAGTCAACTTGATTGAGCTACTGAGAATCAGCGACGTTGATGTGTTTGTTTTGTGTTTAGGTACAAAATATGTAGAGATTGCTACATGGACGCACAAAAAGACACAGGTCTATGTCCAGGTTGCAAAGAAGCATACAAGGTCGGGGATTTGGACGATGAGATCCCAAATTTTTCTAATGGAGCATTGTCATTACCGGCACCAGATGGTTCGAAAGGTATGATGAGGAGAAATCAAAATGGAGAGTTCGATCACAATAAATGGCTCTTCGAGACACAAGGCACGTATGGGTATGGAAATGCTTATTGGCCTGATGAAAGGGATGGAGATGATGGTGATGGAAGTATGCCTAAGACCATGTTGGATACATCTGCTGATATACCTTGGAAACCCCTCAGTAGGAAGTTGCCAATTCCGCATAGCATCATTAGCCCTTATAGGTTTGTACTTTTAATTTTGGTGTATACAAACTCAATTGTACATCGGTTCGTTCTGTTTTTAAGTAATGCAAATGTATGTACAGGTTGCTAATTGTTATTCGACTTATTGTACTGGGGTTCTTCTTGACATGGAGAATACGGCATCCAAATCCAGATGCAATGTGGTTATGGTTCATGTCgattatatgtgaagtatggtttgcattttcatggattctgGATCAAATGCCCAAAATATCTCCAGTTAATCGGTCAACTGACCTAGCGGTACTACGTGAGAAATTTGAAATGCCATCACCATCTAATCCTACGGGTAGGTCGGATCTTCCAGGAGTTGATATGTTTGTGTCAACGGCTGATCCAGAGAAAGAGCCGCCCCTTGTCACAGCCAACACCATCCTATCCATTTTAGCAGCTGACTATCCCGTGGAGAAGCTAGCTTGCTATATTTCAGATGATGGCGGTGCCCTTCTAACATTCGAGGCAATGGCAGAGGCTGCTAGTTTCGCTGATTTGTGGGTACCATTCTGCAGGAAACATGAAATTGAACCGAGGAATCCTGAAGCGTATTTTCTCCTAAAGGGAGACCCTACAAAGAACAAGAAGAGAATTGATTTCGTCAAAGATAGACGAAGGGTTAAAAGagaatatgatgaatttaaggTCAGGATAAATGGTCTACAAGATTCAATAAGAAGGAGATCAGACGCGTTTAATGCTCGTGAGGAAATGAAGATGTTAAAGCACATGAAAGAGAATGGGACTGATCCTGCAGAGGCAATCAAAGTGCAAAAGGCTACTTGGATGGCTGATGGAACTCACTGGCCTGGATCATGGGCTGTGCCCAGCAGGGATCATGGAAAGGGTGATCATCCCGGGATCCTTCAGGTTACTAATTTCTCAAGTAAATAGTACGTAACTGCTAAATCCGAGTGACGAATATTGACATACATACATGAAACTGTAATTTACAGGTAATGTTGAAACCCCCAAGTAGTGATCCACTAATGGGAGTAGGTGATCAAGATAAGCTATTGGATTTTTCGGACGTGGACATAAGACTTCCAATGTTTGTATATATGTCACGTGAGAAGAGACGTGGGTATGATCACAATAAAAAAGCAGGTGCCATGAATGCCTTAGTGCGAGCTTCTGCTATATTGTCTAATGGTGCATTCATACTCAACCTTGATTGTGATCACTACGTATACAACTGCTTAGCTATTCGTGAAGGCATGTGTTTCATGATGGATAGAGGTGGAGAAGACATATGTTATATTCAATTCCCTCAACGATTTGAAGGAATCGATCCCTCAGATCGTTATGCCAATCACAATACTGTGTTTTTCGATGGAAATATGCGTGCACTCGATGGCCTCCAGGTATTATAATAACTCTGTTCAATATCTCGTTATTTCATTGATCGGGAAACACTATTAAAGTTTCTCAATCGTCCATTCTGTGTGTATATGTAGGGTCCTATGTATGTTGGGACGGGTTGCATGTTTAGGCGATTTGCACTTTACGGATTTGAACCAGCAAATCCTGATAAGACACCACAAAAAGGTGCAGAGGCTCAAGCATTGAAAGCCACAGATTTTGATCCAGATTTAGATGTGAATCTACTACCTAAGCGTTTTGGGAACTCCACAATGTTAGCAGAGTCTATTCCAATTGCTGAGTTCCAAGGGCGTCCTATCGCGGATCACCCTGCTGTCAAGTATGGAAGACCTCCTGGTGCTCTTAGAATCCCAAAGGAACCACTCGATGCCACCACTGTCGCGGAAGCAGTTTCTGTCATATCTTGTTGGTAAGTTAATGAATTTCATATTGATTATCTACATTCACATTTTAGTTAATTGAGCAATGTAGCATTACTAAAGTAACTCAATTTATTAGGTACGAAGACAAGACAGAGTGGGGTGATCGAGTTGGATGGATTTATGGTTCGGTGACAGAAGATGTGGTTACTGGATACCGGATGCATAATCGTGGATGGCGTTCTATTTATTGCATCACCAAACGTGACGCGTTCCGTGGATCAGCTCCTATAAATCTAACAGATAGGCTACATCAAGTGCTCCGTTGGGCTACAGGCTCTGTTGAAATCTTTTTCTCAGGGAACAATGCCTTCCTTGCAACCCGAAAACTCAATTTGCTCCAACGTCTTGCTTACCTTAATGTCGGAATTTATCCTTTCACTTCATTTTTCCTCATCATCTACTGTTTCCTCCCTGCACTCTCCCTCATATCTGGTCAATTCATCGTCCAGAATGTCAACGTCGTGTTCCTTGTATTTCTATTAACCATATCACTCTGTCTCATCGGTTTAGCCATCTTGGAGGTGAAATGGTCGGGCGTTGCTTTAGAGGATTGGTGGAGAAATGAACAATTTTGGCTCATTTCAGGTACTAGTGCCCATCTTGCTGCTGTTGTACAAGGTCTCCTTAAAGTTATCGCGGGGATTGAAATATCATTTACCCTCACTTCAAAATCTGCTGGAGAAGACGAAGATGACGCCTATGCTGAATTATACATGGTCAAATGGACATCATTGATGATACCACCTATAGTCATCGGTATGGTTAACATAATTGCTATTGTAGTTGCATTCTCTAGGGCCGTGTTTGCTGTTGTACCCCAATGGGGAAGATTCATTGGTGGTGCATTCTTCGCGTTCTGGGTGTTAGCTCATTTGTATCCTTTCGCTAAGGGACTCATGGGTCGAAGGAGAAAAACACCCACCATCGTCTTCGTATGGTCAGGACTCATTGCCATAACACTCTCCTTGCTATGGATAGCTATTGGTAACCCACAACTTGGTCAGGGACAAGGTGTTGGTGGTGCTGGCTTTCAGTTTCCTTAAGTAAAGCCACAAAATGGGCAGCCCGGTGCACTGCAGACATCTCGCGACCACAAAGGTCTGTCGTATGCAGTCTTACCTTATATTTCTGACAGAGACTGTTTCCAAGACTTGCATCCCGTGACCTTCAAGTAAAGCCACATCAACTAAAATCAAAAACATGATACTTATGTTGCATCAGGATTTTAATTAGAGAAACTAGAATTCAAAAATTAACTAATGTAATGTATTACAAATATATCTTTTTGTTTTCCACTTTTATAGAGTtgggtaaaaaaaataaatagagttgTTCCATCCAACTTGAAAAAGTTTTGatatagaaattaaatatttttgcaatAGCCTGTAATCTCTAAAGACACTAATGAAAAAACGTTATGTTTTTACACAACTTGCACGTTATGGCTAAATTTCTATGTTGTTTGTACTTAAttccttatttgtttttatatttcacCAAATGATCAACTTTCTTTCATTTACTGATATGAAGGCAACCTTATTATTTTTCGAGTGAAgtattaagaatatttttatttagttatttttttaaattattgacaGACTTAAATATACATGTATACTTGAAGAACTAAGCTTAAATACATCCCTTTCATACCATACACAAAAATGTGTCATTCAAGCGCTACATGTGAATCCAGCTGATGTGacttatatgtataatttaaaaaataaaaatagaaggaatttgttgtttctttattttcaaaaaataaattgacgtaaatattacaaaataactagctaacaaactaatattaataaactaaattaatattaagaaCTAACAAAAAGAAAGAGCATAATAATATATTCCAATCTTTTCTTATATCTTCCTTGCTGAATGAAAACAATCGCTGAGATACATATAAACTAAACGCTTCGCCATTGAGAAGCTATCCACTTGGCCAAGTGATGACATCTTAAAAATTGATGGCTCCCACGTGACATCATTTTATTATGGTAAGTGATGACACTTAAAAGTGACTCACATGACATCGTTTAGTTTTACAAccataaaagaaatttaaaaaaaagaggggCTTTGTCTCCGATTTCTTGTTGACTAAAAATTTTAAGCGTGTCTCACCTTTCTTCCGATCAAAAGCTTTCTACAATTTTAAGCTTGAAAACGTTGATTAAAGTATTGGTAAGGATCtggttttatattattttgataggGTTTTGTTTGCATTTTTCTTAAGGATTGAATTTCTTAACACGACTGGAAATCTACATTGACAAAAAATAGTCATGACCATAATAGGAGGAGAACGAATATCATAGCATATGAAATTAAGCAATTAAAAAAGAgtggaaatttttttgaatcttgttTTTAAGTCTATTAATAATTTAAGGATGAAACCAATAATCTGTACCaaagaaaaaggtcaaaaaaaattttaaattatagtaaaaggttttaaaatattttttatcc
Proteins encoded:
- the LOC107032568 gene encoding cellulose synthase-like protein D4, coding for MASLTSAPSKKTTRTPGGTNPGGSQGAAGKTGSSSGQTVKFARRTSSGRYVSLSREDLDMSGELSGDYMNYTVQIPPTPDNQPMDTSVAAKAEEQYVSNSLFTGGFNSVTRAHLMDKVIESEVNHPQMAGSKGSSCSMPACDGKIMKDERGNDVIPCECRYKICRDCYMDAQKDTGLCPGCKEAYKVGDLDDEIPNFSNGALSLPAPDGSKGMMRRNQNGEFDHNKWLFETQGTYGYGNAYWPDERDGDDGDGSMPKTMLDTSADIPWKPLSRKLPIPHSIISPYRLLIVIRLIVLGFFLTWRIRHPNPDAMWLWFMSIICEVWFAFSWILDQMPKISPVNRSTDLAVLREKFEMPSPSNPTGRSDLPGVDMFVSTADPEKEPPLVTANTILSILAADYPVEKLACYISDDGGALLTFEAMAEAASFADLWVPFCRKHEIEPRNPEAYFLLKGDPTKNKKRIDFVKDRRRVKREYDEFKVRINGLQDSIRRRSDAFNAREEMKMLKHMKENGTDPAEAIKVQKATWMADGTHWPGSWAVPSRDHGKGDHPGILQVMLKPPSSDPLMGVGDQDKLLDFSDVDIRLPMFVYMSREKRRGYDHNKKAGAMNALVRASAILSNGAFILNLDCDHYVYNCLAIREGMCFMMDRGGEDICYIQFPQRFEGIDPSDRYANHNTVFFDGNMRALDGLQGPMYVGTGCMFRRFALYGFEPANPDKTPQKGAEAQALKATDFDPDLDVNLLPKRFGNSTMLAESIPIAEFQGRPIADHPAVKYGRPPGALRIPKEPLDATTVAEAVSVISCWYEDKTEWGDRVGWIYGSVTEDVVTGYRMHNRGWRSIYCITKRDAFRGSAPINLTDRLHQVLRWATGSVEIFFSGNNAFLATRKLNLLQRLAYLNVGIYPFTSFFLIIYCFLPALSLISGQFIVQNVNVVFLVFLLTISLCLIGLAILEVKWSGVALEDWWRNEQFWLISGTSAHLAAVVQGLLKVIAGIEISFTLTSKSAGEDEDDAYAELYMVKWTSLMIPPIVIGMVNIIAIVVAFSRAVFAVVPQWGRFIGGAFFAFWVLAHLYPFAKGLMGRRRKTPTIVFVWSGLIAITLSLLWIAIGNPQLGQGQGVGGAGFQFP